A stretch of Paracoccus sp. N5 DNA encodes these proteins:
- a CDS encoding glycosyltransferase family 29 protein: protein MTRLGFLIARTLRDESALQRLSVPQSALLADLAGKRIALIGNARALAQTDHGAAIDAADLVIRINRAPMPAAASHGTRTDWLALATRLSDADRSRIAPARILWMSPKRKRLDWRTATGPGFYLHPLADYRALKDRLGAPPTTGAMMIDLIARSDMARLDLYGFDFFASLSLSGRRSAEQVPHDFSGESRWVQELERADRRIHRH from the coding sequence GTGACCCGCCTCGGCTTCCTGATCGCCCGCACTCTGCGCGACGAATCCGCGCTGCAGCGCCTGTCGGTGCCGCAATCCGCGCTGCTGGCGGATCTTGCGGGCAAGCGCATCGCGCTGATCGGCAATGCCCGCGCGCTGGCACAGACCGATCACGGCGCCGCCATCGACGCGGCCGACCTGGTGATCCGCATCAACCGCGCGCCGATGCCCGCGGCCGCCAGCCACGGCACCCGCACCGACTGGCTGGCGCTGGCCACGCGCCTGTCCGACGCGGACCGCAGCCGCATCGCCCCCGCCCGCATCCTGTGGATGTCGCCCAAGCGCAAGCGGCTGGACTGGCGGACGGCGACCGGCCCCGGCTTCTACCTGCATCCGCTGGCCGACTATCGCGCGCTGAAGGACCGGCTGGGCGCCCCGCCCACCACCGGCGCCATGATGATCGACCTGATCGCGCGGTCCGACATGGCGCGGCTCGACCTCTACGGCTTCGATTTCTTCGCCTCGCTGTCGCTGTCGGGCCGGCGAAGCGCCGAACAGGTTCCCCATGATTTTTCAGGGGAATCCCGCTGGGTCCAGGAACTGGAACGGGCAGATCGCCGGATCCATCGGCATTAA
- a CDS encoding MFS transporter — protein MRWIMSPGLMSLVLGYTLSQFYRACLAVLSPTLHAELAAGPADLALSSGLWYIAFAAMQIPVGWALDRWGPRETVSVLLALGGGGGAAVFALAQAPWHLHVAMALLGVGCAPVMMGSFFIFARTLPPASMSAAGGAVVGLGSLGNMLGAAPLVWVVNGIGWRETLAILALITLAVSATIYACVKNPPRPEGTHPIGSLRALLKVRELWAILPLLGITYAASACIRGLWAGPYLAEVFGASDYLIGWVTLGMGLAMVTANLSVGRAVRLLGSDKRTSLANTLLLCAVLASLWLAPGLSLGLSSVLLVMVCISDSNYSLIMSHGRAFLPPHLVGRGITFMNMISISGVGVMQFLSRPVYLSASASQPPATAYGYIFLFFLIPLVIGLLVYLFSPEDRHG, from the coding sequence ATGCGCTGGATCATGTCGCCGGGACTGATGTCCCTCGTGCTGGGCTATACGCTCAGCCAGTTCTATCGCGCCTGTCTCGCGGTGCTGTCGCCGACGCTGCATGCCGAGCTCGCGGCGGGGCCGGCCGATCTCGCGCTGTCCTCGGGGCTTTGGTACATCGCCTTTGCCGCCATGCAGATCCCGGTCGGCTGGGCGCTGGACCGCTGGGGCCCGCGCGAGACCGTCTCGGTGCTGCTGGCGCTGGGGGGCGGTGGCGGGGCGGCGGTCTTTGCCCTGGCGCAGGCGCCCTGGCACCTGCATGTCGCCATGGCGCTGTTGGGTGTCGGCTGCGCGCCGGTGATGATGGGCAGCTTCTTCATCTTTGCCCGCACCCTGCCCCCCGCCTCGATGAGCGCGGCGGGCGGCGCGGTGGTCGGGCTGGGCTCGCTTGGCAACATGCTGGGCGCCGCGCCGCTGGTCTGGGTGGTCAACGGCATCGGCTGGCGCGAGACGCTGGCCATCCTGGCGCTGATCACCCTGGCGGTCTCGGCCACGATCTACGCCTGCGTCAAGAACCCGCCCCGACCCGAGGGCACGCATCCCATCGGCTCGCTGCGCGCCCTGCTGAAGGTGCGCGAGCTCTGGGCGATCCTGCCGCTCCTGGGCATCACCTATGCCGCCTCGGCCTGCATCCGCGGACTCTGGGCCGGGCCCTACCTGGCCGAGGTCTTTGGCGCCAGCGACTACCTGATCGGCTGGGTGACGCTGGGCATGGGGCTGGCGATGGTCACGGCGAACCTGTCGGTGGGGCGGGCGGTGCGGCTGCTCGGCTCGGACAAGCGCACCTCGCTGGCGAACACGCTGCTGCTTTGCGCGGTGCTGGCAAGCCTGTGGCTGGCGCCCGGGCTCAGCCTGGGGCTGTCCTCGGTGCTGCTGGTCATGGTCTGCATCTCGGACAGCAACTATTCTCTGATCATGTCGCATGGCCGGGCCTTTCTGCCGCCGCATCTGGTCGGACGCGGCATCACCTTCATGAACATGATCTCGATCTCGGGCGTGGGGGTGATGCAGTTCCTGTCGCGGCCGGTGTATCTTTCGGCCTCGGCCAGCCAGCCGCCAGCCACGGCTTACGGTTACATCTTCCTGTTCTTCCTGATACCGCTGGTCATCGGATTGCTTGTCTATCTGTTCAGTCCCGAGGATCGCCATGGCTGA
- a CDS encoding HAD family acid phosphatase, translating into MSHPLARLVPGVLSLALLAPTLLTPAAMAQDAVSQDTMAQDAATTPQCQVREFAMGLRYQQQSAEVRALQLQAYALAKANLEAAIAKAEDPGKLAIVTDLDETAIDNSALLVRDMQECHVYDTWDTWGDWELKGHPTPIPGALAFFDFADKAGVAIYYISDRFSEPENKAATIATLKELGFPQVRDDNVLLYGPSKAERRAVAAKDHQIVLLLGDTLADFDAAFRKVPLDVKRGEVDKNAAHFGADWIVFPNATYGDWSEAPLQAWDSPLVTQ; encoded by the coding sequence ATGTCTCATCCTCTTGCCCGCCTGGTGCCGGGCGTGCTGTCCCTTGCCCTGCTGGCCCCCACCCTGCTGACTCCGGCCGCCATGGCGCAGGACGCCGTGTCCCAGGACACCATGGCGCAGGACGCGGCCACGACGCCGCAATGCCAGGTCCGCGAATTCGCCATGGGCCTGCGCTATCAGCAGCAATCGGCCGAGGTGCGGGCCCTGCAATTGCAGGCCTATGCGCTGGCCAAGGCCAATCTGGAAGCCGCCATCGCCAAGGCCGAGGATCCGGGGAAGCTGGCCATTGTCACCGACCTGGACGAAACCGCCATCGACAACAGCGCGCTTCTGGTGCGCGACATGCAGGAATGCCACGTCTACGACACCTGGGACACCTGGGGCGATTGGGAGCTGAAGGGCCATCCGACCCCGATCCCCGGCGCGCTGGCGTTCTTCGATTTCGCCGACAAAGCGGGCGTGGCGATCTATTACATCTCGGACCGGTTCAGCGAGCCCGAGAACAAGGCCGCGACCATCGCCACGCTGAAGGAGCTGGGCTTCCCGCAGGTCCGAGATGACAACGTGCTGCTTTACGGTCCCTCCAAGGCCGAGCGCCGCGCCGTGGCCGCCAAGGATCACCAGATCGTGCTGCTGCTGGGCGACACGCTGGCCGATTTCGACGCCGCCTTCCGCAAGGTGCCGCTGGACGTGAAGCGCGGCGAGGTCGACAAGAACGCCGCCCATTTCGGCGCCGACTGGATCGTCTTCCCGAATGCCACCTATGGCGACTGGAGCGAGGCGCCGTTGCAGGCCTGGGACTCGCCCCTGGTCACGCAATAA
- a CDS encoding glycosyltransferase family 4 protein codes for MAEIEVVAPNLKRRLSGVTATVVRLIPVQARMIGIVTTGPGLPPALPHIPLRRAATLPRDRWRVWHARRNTEMALGLVLRRILRRKYKLLFTSAAQRQHTGFTRWLIRQQDALIATSPQAASYLERPAAVILHGVDLSVFHPAPDRAVLRAELGFAPEDIVIGCFGRVRAQKGVDLLVEAALRLFPTRPRARLIFTGRVTADNQAFTDDLRSRIAAAGLSDRIRFLGEVPWEQVVRNYQAIDLFAAPARWEGFGLTPLEAAACGVPTVAARVGAYETLIRDGETGSLVAREDVDALTDALARWLDDDAGRQAAGQAARAHVAANHAIEGEARAIVEVYRRLLA; via the coding sequence ATGGCTGAGATCGAGGTCGTCGCCCCCAACCTGAAGCGCCGCCTGTCGGGCGTCACGGCGACTGTGGTGCGGCTGATCCCGGTGCAGGCGCGGATGATCGGCATCGTCACCACCGGGCCGGGGCTGCCCCCCGCGCTGCCGCATATCCCGCTGCGCCGCGCCGCCACCCTGCCCCGCGATCGCTGGCGGGTCTGGCACGCCCGCCGCAATACCGAGATGGCGCTGGGACTGGTTCTGCGCCGGATCTTGCGACGCAAATACAAATTGTTGTTTACATCGGCCGCGCAAAGACAACATACGGGGTTCACCCGCTGGCTGATCCGGCAACAGGACGCGCTGATCGCCACCTCGCCGCAAGCCGCGAGCTATCTGGAACGCCCGGCGGCGGTGATCCTGCACGGCGTCGATCTATCGGTCTTTCACCCCGCCCCCGACCGCGCGGTGCTGCGGGCCGAACTGGGCTTTGCGCCCGAGGACATCGTCATCGGCTGCTTCGGCCGCGTTCGGGCGCAGAAGGGCGTGGACCTGCTGGTCGAGGCAGCGCTGCGCCTGTTCCCAACCCGGCCGCGCGCCCGGCTGATCTTCACCGGCCGCGTCACCGCCGACAACCAGGCGTTCACCGACGATCTGCGATCCCGCATCGCCGCCGCCGGCCTGTCGGACCGCATCCGGTTCCTGGGCGAAGTGCCGTGGGAGCAGGTCGTGCGCAACTACCAAGCCATCGACCTGTTCGCCGCCCCGGCGCGGTGGGAGGGCTTCGGCCTGACCCCGCTGGAGGCCGCGGCCTGCGGCGTTCCCACCGTCGCCGCCCGCGTCGGCGCCTATGAGACGCTGATCCGCGACGGCGAGACCGGCAGCCTGGTCGCGCGCGAGGACGTGGACGCGCTGACCGATGCTCTGGCGCGTTGGCTCGACGACGACGCCGGCCGCCAGGCCGCTGGCCAAGCCGCCCGCGCCCATGTCGCCGCAAACCACGCCATCGAGGGCGAGGCCCGCGCCATCGTCGAGGTCTATCGCAGGCTGCTGGCGTGA